In Paenibacillus sp. 1781tsa1, one DNA window encodes the following:
- a CDS encoding alpha-glycosidase, with amino-acid sequence MLLEAMYHVPRDKWAYAYNSSTIHLRVRTKRNDVQYVTALTGDKYNWNGTYKEIQLEKAAADNMFDYWEAAVKPQFKRLTYIFRITAGSEDVFLADNGIHYEPPYPTGGYYEFSYIHEIDVFKVPEWAKEAVFYQIMTERFANGDPKLNPQETHDWGGKPELDNYFGGDLQGVLDHLHDLTELGVNAIYFTPLFQANSYHKYDTIDYKKVDPHFGDNALLKQLTEECHRLGIRVMLDAVFNHCSEDFPPFQDVLQNGKNSKYADWFHINEYPVQIKDGIPTYDTFGFYGNMPKFNTANPEVKAYLLDVAEYWIKEIKLDGWRLDVANEVDNHFWRDFRKVVKAANPEAYIVGEVWSDSLTWLMGDQFDSVMNYPFADKVLQFFCGSMDGYNFANEMGSLIMRYPQQTNEVIFNMLCSHDTPRLLTRLGEDKRRLKLSVVFLFTYIGTPCIFYGDEVGISGDADPDCRKCMEWDPAKQDRELYDFYRLMIDLRKSNEALRKGRFRFLKADHHDPCIVYERVDDNLHFTVWMNNTPQDRTLSHPMETKDWKDALTEEPVFPTEGMMNIKLDPYGYRILYRQLDPATIQHTKV; translated from the coding sequence ATGCTGCTCGAAGCCATGTATCATGTTCCTCGTGACAAGTGGGCTTATGCCTATAATTCGTCTACCATACATCTGCGCGTACGAACCAAACGAAATGATGTGCAATACGTGACTGCACTGACTGGAGATAAGTACAATTGGAACGGAACGTATAAGGAAATACAACTGGAGAAGGCTGCTGCGGATAACATGTTTGATTATTGGGAGGCTGCTGTCAAGCCACAATTTAAACGTCTCACCTATATATTTCGAATAACCGCCGGTTCGGAAGATGTTTTTCTTGCCGATAACGGAATTCATTATGAGCCCCCCTATCCAACCGGAGGATATTATGAGTTCTCGTATATACATGAAATCGATGTGTTTAAGGTACCCGAATGGGCTAAAGAAGCCGTCTTTTATCAAATCATGACTGAGCGGTTTGCTAATGGAGATCCCAAGCTGAATCCACAAGAAACCCATGACTGGGGTGGCAAACCTGAACTGGACAATTATTTTGGTGGAGATCTGCAAGGTGTACTGGATCATTTGCATGACCTGACCGAACTTGGCGTGAACGCCATTTACTTTACCCCGCTATTCCAAGCCAATTCCTACCACAAATACGACACGATAGACTATAAAAAAGTCGACCCCCATTTCGGTGACAATGCCCTGCTCAAACAATTGACAGAAGAATGCCATCGCCTGGGTATCCGGGTCATGCTTGACGCTGTGTTTAACCATTGCAGTGAAGACTTCCCTCCTTTTCAAGACGTTCTCCAGAATGGAAAAAACTCAAAGTATGCCGATTGGTTCCACATCAATGAATATCCGGTTCAGATCAAAGACGGTATACCTACCTACGATACATTTGGTTTCTATGGCAACATGCCCAAGTTCAATACAGCCAACCCTGAGGTTAAGGCATATCTACTTGATGTAGCAGAGTACTGGATTAAGGAAATCAAGCTGGATGGCTGGCGTCTGGATGTAGCAAATGAGGTGGACAACCATTTCTGGCGTGATTTTCGCAAGGTTGTTAAGGCAGCGAATCCGGAAGCCTATATTGTTGGTGAAGTATGGAGCGATTCCTTAACCTGGCTTATGGGTGATCAATTTGATTCAGTTATGAATTACCCATTTGCCGACAAAGTGCTTCAGTTCTTCTGTGGTTCAATGGATGGTTATAACTTTGCCAACGAGATGGGTTCACTGATTATGCGCTATCCGCAACAAACTAACGAAGTAATCTTCAATATGCTGTGCAGCCATGATACCCCACGACTGCTGACCCGCTTAGGAGAAGACAAACGACGATTAAAGTTGTCGGTTGTATTTCTTTTCACTTATATCGGTACACCCTGTATTTTCTACGGCGATGAGGTGGGAATTAGTGGTGATGCTGACCCGGATTGTCGAAAATGTATGGAATGGGACCCCGCCAAGCAAGACAGAGAACTGTATGATTTCTATCGTCTGATGATCGATTTACGCAAAAGCAATGAAGCCCTGCGCAAAGGACGCTTCCGATTCCTTAAGGCTGATCACCATGATCCCTGTATTGTCTACGAACGTGTGGATGACAACCTTCACTTTACCGTATGGATGAATAATACACCTCAAGATCGAACGCTTTCTCATCCCATGGAAACGAAAGACTGGAAGGATGCATTGACTGAAGAGCCTGTGTTTCCAACCGAGGGAATGATGAATATTAAACTTGACCCATATGGGTACCGCATTTTGTATAGACAGCTTGATCCGGCGACCATCCAACATACTAAAGTGTAA
- the glgB gene encoding 1,4-alpha-glucan branching protein GlgB, protein MAIQPLAHPDILPEHIYLFHEGNLHHSYRMLGAQPETCDGLQGYRFTVWAPNAAEVGLALDRNEWKGEKEPLYKIPESGFWSRFFPEISEGTLYKFRILTEDGTELLKADPYAFQAEVRPQTASVTSSIEGYKWNDGAWRRKQRAMYNKPLHIYEMHMGTWRRKEDGSLYSYREMADLLVPYLLEMKYTHVEMMPLSEHPYDLSWGYQNTGFYAPTSRYGHPKDLMYLVDTLHQAGIGVLLDWVPAHFAKDAHGLRMFDGTPLYEYADPMLAEKPGWGTLSFDYSKPEIRSFLISNALYWMEMYHFDGLRVDAVTSMLRLDFEKQPGQYRTNDEGGLENKEAVAFLQQLNETVFKYFPYALMMAEESSAWPMVTLPVHEGGLGFNYKWNMGWMNDTLDYMESDFHERPSKHHLLTFPVVYSFAENYVLPLSHDEVVHGKKSLLDKMPGTYEQKFAGMRAFLGYFMTFPGKKLLFMGGEFGQFIEWKDEDQLDWFLLDYDSHRNLHKFERELSNLYLSEKALWELDHSLDGYEWITPDDQDQSVISYVRKGKKPADTLLVLINFQPVKRERYRIGVMRPGMYTEVLNSDHSVYGGSGITNDMQLPTEKIPFHGHPHSLELVLPPLSIVILKKNTRRKTDESPASITSVSSKTKNKKENNTLKPKRRTKA, encoded by the coding sequence TTGGCCATTCAACCGTTAGCACACCCGGACATATTGCCGGAGCATATTTATTTATTTCATGAAGGAAACCTTCATCACAGTTATCGAATGTTGGGCGCGCAGCCTGAGACTTGCGATGGCCTTCAGGGGTATCGCTTTACCGTATGGGCACCAAATGCCGCAGAAGTAGGACTGGCTCTGGACCGCAATGAATGGAAAGGCGAAAAGGAACCTTTATATAAGATACCCGAATCAGGATTTTGGAGTCGTTTTTTTCCGGAAATCAGCGAAGGAACTTTATACAAGTTCCGTATACTAACGGAAGATGGTACAGAATTGCTCAAAGCGGACCCTTATGCGTTTCAAGCGGAGGTTCGACCTCAGACAGCTTCTGTCACTAGTTCAATCGAAGGGTATAAATGGAATGATGGAGCCTGGAGACGCAAACAACGTGCCATGTATAACAAACCTCTACATATTTACGAAATGCACATGGGAACCTGGAGGCGTAAAGAAGACGGGAGCCTCTATAGTTATCGTGAGATGGCTGATTTGCTCGTTCCTTACTTATTAGAAATGAAATATACACATGTTGAGATGATGCCCCTCAGCGAACATCCATATGACCTTTCGTGGGGATACCAAAACACAGGCTTTTATGCGCCGACCAGTCGTTATGGGCATCCGAAAGATCTGATGTACCTGGTGGATACACTACATCAGGCTGGGATTGGCGTATTGCTGGATTGGGTTCCTGCACATTTTGCCAAAGACGCTCATGGGTTGCGTATGTTTGATGGTACGCCTTTGTATGAGTATGCAGATCCGATGTTAGCAGAGAAGCCGGGATGGGGCACACTCAGCTTTGACTACTCGAAACCTGAAATTCGTTCATTTCTGATCTCCAATGCATTATATTGGATGGAGATGTATCATTTTGACGGACTCCGTGTTGATGCTGTTACGAGTATGCTTCGGCTTGATTTTGAGAAGCAGCCAGGACAATATCGTACCAATGATGAGGGTGGTCTGGAAAACAAGGAAGCTGTAGCTTTTTTGCAGCAGCTGAATGAGACGGTGTTCAAATATTTCCCTTATGCATTGATGATGGCTGAAGAATCAAGTGCATGGCCAATGGTGACTTTACCAGTACATGAAGGTGGTCTGGGCTTTAACTACAAATGGAACATGGGCTGGATGAATGATACGCTTGATTACATGGAATCTGATTTTCATGAGCGTCCTTCCAAACATCATTTGCTGACTTTCCCGGTCGTATACTCCTTTGCTGAAAATTATGTGCTACCTCTGTCTCATGACGAGGTTGTTCATGGCAAAAAGTCGCTCCTCGACAAGATGCCAGGAACTTATGAGCAGAAATTTGCTGGCATGCGTGCTTTTCTGGGCTATTTTATGACTTTCCCAGGGAAAAAGCTGTTGTTTATGGGTGGAGAATTTGGCCAGTTCATCGAATGGAAAGATGAGGATCAACTGGACTGGTTCTTGCTGGATTATGACAGTCACCGCAATTTACATAAGTTTGAGCGTGAGCTGTCTAACCTGTACTTGAGCGAAAAAGCTTTGTGGGAGCTTGATCATTCCTTGGACGGTTATGAATGGATCACTCCGGATGATCAGGACCAGAGTGTCATTTCATATGTACGCAAAGGAAAAAAACCTGCGGATACACTCCTTGTGCTCATTAACTTTCAGCCGGTCAAGCGGGAGCGTTACCGGATTGGTGTCATGCGTCCCGGTATGTATACCGAAGTTCTGAACAGTGACCATTCCGTTTACGGCGGTTCAGGCATTACTAATGATATGCAGCTGCCTACCGAAAAGATTCCTTTTCATGGGCATCCGCATAGTCTTGAATTAGTTTTGCCTCCGCTGAGCATCGTGATTCTAAAAAAGAACACGCGTCGGAAAACGGATGAATCACCTGCGAGTATTACTTCCGTCAGTTCAAAAACGAAAAATAAGAAAGAAAACAACACGCTGAAACCGAAGAGGAGGACAAAGGCATGA
- a CDS encoding M20 family metallopeptidase, with amino-acid sequence MTANKSQILTVIDQYASRFKAISSYIGANPELGNEEYLASARLKEELDYHGFTVEAPILGLETAFIGTYSAVKPGPTVALLCEYDALPEIGHACGHHLICMMSLGAAVGLKSILDEIGGTIKVFGTPAEETRGAKVPMAEAGVFDDCDVALMAHPYYAYEKSGSSLAIDAVQFEFHGRSSHAAASPHEGINALDAVIQTFNGINAFRQQVKSTVRIHGVINNGGQAANIIPDYASAQFYVRAATRKELNVLTERVIQIAEGSALQTGCKLVTSNYETSYDEMVTNEAFSAAFSQNLMELGIPQEEIVSGNDHGSMDIGNVSLKCPAIHPYIRVVDEVHTLHSIAFRDLALQERALDGMILGAKALATTAYDVLSQPELLQTIRTEFEQAIR; translated from the coding sequence ATGACAGCTAACAAATCACAAATTCTGACGGTTATTGATCAATATGCTTCCCGTTTTAAAGCCATTTCATCATATATCGGCGCCAACCCCGAACTGGGAAATGAAGAGTATCTCGCTTCTGCCCGTTTGAAAGAAGAACTGGACTACCACGGTTTCACTGTAGAGGCTCCGATCCTTGGACTGGAGACAGCCTTTATCGGAACGTATTCCGCTGTCAAACCCGGCCCTACCGTTGCATTATTGTGCGAATATGATGCCTTGCCGGAGATCGGTCACGCTTGTGGTCACCATCTGATCTGCATGATGAGTCTTGGAGCTGCTGTTGGGCTGAAATCCATTCTCGATGAGATAGGTGGAACGATCAAAGTGTTTGGCACACCCGCTGAAGAGACACGTGGTGCCAAAGTTCCAATGGCGGAAGCAGGTGTGTTCGATGACTGTGATGTTGCCCTTATGGCACATCCGTATTATGCCTACGAAAAGTCTGGCAGCTCGCTGGCTATTGATGCTGTGCAATTTGAATTCCATGGCCGATCTTCACATGCTGCTGCAAGTCCGCATGAAGGCATCAACGCACTTGATGCTGTCATTCAAACGTTCAACGGAATCAATGCATTCCGACAACAAGTGAAAAGCACCGTTCGGATTCATGGTGTAATCAACAATGGAGGTCAGGCAGCGAACATCATTCCTGACTACGCTTCTGCCCAATTTTATGTACGTGCAGCAACCCGCAAAGAACTGAATGTCCTCACAGAACGTGTGATTCAGATCGCTGAAGGATCTGCTCTCCAGACAGGTTGCAAGCTGGTGACATCCAACTATGAAACGTCCTACGACGAGATGGTCACCAATGAGGCATTCTCAGCTGCGTTTAGTCAAAATCTGATGGAACTCGGCATCCCGCAAGAAGAGATTGTCAGTGGTAACGATCATGGCTCAATGGACATCGGTAACGTTTCCTTGAAATGTCCTGCAATCCACCCCTACATTCGTGTTGTGGATGAGGTTCATACCCTGCACTCCATTGCCTTCCGTGACCTTGCACTTCAGGAGCGCGCGCTGGATGGCATGATTCTGGGAGCCAAGGCACTTGCTACAACAGCTTATGACGTACTGAGTCAGCCAGAGCTACTTCAAACCATCCGCACGGAGTTCGAGCAAGCTATTCGCTAA
- the glgA gene encoding glycogen synthase GlgA, with translation MNILFAAAEVHPFIKTGGLADVIGALPFALKKSGADVRVIMPKYKGIPDEYKDALKPVITTDVPLGWRRPYCGIEMLVHDGIPVYFVDNEYYFGRDGVYGYMDDGERFAFFNRAVLEVLPQIEFKPDVLHSHDWHAGMIPLVLEAHYRHDSFYSDIRTVFTIHNLLYQGVFPHELFSEILELDDRYFTVDGAEYYGNVNFLKAGIVYADHVTTVSPTYAQEVQTSYYGYGLDGLLSSLGDRFSGIVNGIDTKSYNPATDTKIPVKYRTSLSKKTENKIELQKELGLPVRPDVPLMVMVTRLVDSKGLDLVCRILDELLYYDDIQFAVLGTGEPMYEHWFREAANRYPLKMSAQITFNDGLSRRFYAGSDIFLMPSRFEPCGISQLLALRYGSVPLVRETGGLNDTVQAYNEYTGEGNGFSFTSFNAHDMMNTIRRAEEIYKQPEHWKKIVKNAMSGEYSWNVSAEEYMDIYRRITHEPVN, from the coding sequence ATGAATATTCTATTTGCTGCTGCTGAAGTACATCCATTTATCAAAACAGGAGGCCTTGCTGACGTAATCGGTGCTCTCCCGTTTGCATTGAAGAAGAGCGGGGCAGACGTGCGGGTGATTATGCCTAAATACAAAGGGATTCCTGATGAGTACAAAGACGCGTTGAAACCAGTCATTACAACAGATGTGCCTCTTGGTTGGCGCAGACCCTATTGTGGGATAGAAATGCTGGTTCATGATGGAATTCCAGTATATTTTGTGGATAATGAGTATTATTTTGGACGTGATGGAGTGTACGGGTATATGGATGACGGCGAGCGTTTCGCCTTCTTCAACCGTGCAGTTCTCGAAGTGTTACCACAGATTGAGTTCAAACCTGACGTGCTGCACAGTCATGACTGGCATGCAGGAATGATCCCCTTGGTGCTTGAAGCCCATTACCGACATGATTCATTCTACAGTGATATTCGTACGGTATTCACCATACATAACTTGTTGTACCAAGGGGTATTCCCGCATGAGTTATTCAGTGAAATCCTTGAACTGGACGATCGATATTTCACCGTGGATGGAGCCGAATATTACGGTAATGTCAATTTCTTGAAAGCAGGAATTGTGTATGCTGACCATGTGACAACCGTAAGCCCAACATATGCACAGGAGGTGCAAACCTCTTATTATGGATACGGATTGGACGGACTGCTAAGCTCACTAGGGGATCGTTTCAGCGGGATTGTGAACGGGATTGATACCAAGAGCTACAACCCGGCAACGGACACCAAAATTCCAGTGAAATACAGAACAAGTCTGTCCAAGAAAACGGAGAACAAAATTGAGCTACAAAAGGAACTTGGACTTCCTGTTCGTCCCGATGTACCTCTCATGGTGATGGTGACAAGGCTGGTGGACTCTAAGGGGCTTGATCTGGTCTGCCGTATCCTGGATGAATTGTTGTACTATGATGACATTCAATTCGCTGTACTGGGAACAGGAGAGCCGATGTATGAACACTGGTTCCGTGAAGCCGCTAATCGTTATCCGCTCAAAATGTCTGCCCAGATTACGTTTAACGATGGGTTATCCCGCCGCTTCTATGCAGGTAGTGATATCTTCCTAATGCCATCGAGGTTCGAACCATGTGGTATTAGTCAGCTACTGGCTCTGCGGTACGGTAGTGTGCCCCTCGTAAGGGAAACAGGCGGTCTGAACGATACTGTGCAGGCATACAATGAGTATACTGGAGAAGGGAATGGTTTCTCATTCACAAGCTTTAATGCACATGATATGATGAATACCATTCGACGTGCCGAGGAGATCTACAAACAGCCAGAACATTGGAAGAAGATTGTGAAAAACGCAATGAGCGGGGAATACAGCTGGAACGTCTCAGCTGAAGAATATATGGACATATATCGCCGGATCACGCATGAGCCTGTAAACTGA